In Carya illinoinensis cultivar Pawnee chromosome 16, C.illinoinensisPawnee_v1, whole genome shotgun sequence, a single window of DNA contains:
- the LOC122299055 gene encoding dolichyl-diphosphooligosaccharide--protein glycosyltransferase 48 kDa subunit-like, with the protein MGFPGTRGHLKAVNAQHHKVGEANEPAMYRINDHLVEIYEWSGRSREPFVADDVQVQFYMMISPYVLKTLSTHKKSHYFTAFKDVLDVFGIFQFKLEYQRPGYTSLSM; encoded by the exons ATGGGTTTTCCAGGAACAAGAGGGCATCTCAAG GCTGTGAATGCACAACACCATAAAGTGGGGGAGGCTAATGAACCTGCCATGTATAGGATCAATGATCACTTAGTTGAGATTTATGAGTGGTCTGGTAGAAGTAGGGAACCGTTTGTCGCTGATGATGTTCAGGTGCAGTTTTACATGATGATCAGTCCCTATGTTCTGAAGACTTTATCAACTCACAAGAAG AGTCATTATTTTACGGcattcaaggatgttcttgatgtttTTGGGATTTTTCAGTTCAAGCTTGAGTACCAAAGGCCTGGATACACGAGCTTGTCCATGTAA